Proteins from a genomic interval of Quercus robur chromosome 9, dhQueRobu3.1, whole genome shotgun sequence:
- the LOC126700422 gene encoding protein CutA, chloroplastic, with protein sequence MVPTLCSRARATSSFSTLLSSSTLRRRLPLVGAAFCVLSFGLSNLCLSSSLKTGCAQSLPFVPLLRSKFGGESPAKSVRTIKMEGSSGNTVPSIVVYVTVPNKEAGKKLAESIVREKLAACVNRVPGIESVYEWKGEIQTDSEELLIIKTRQSLLEALTEHVKANHEYEVPEVISLPITGGNLQYLEWIKNSTRD encoded by the exons ATGGTACCCACGCTCTGTTCCAGAGCCAGAGCAACCTCGTCCTTCTCCACCCTCCTCTCTTCCTCAACACTACGACGCCGTTTACCCCTAGTCGGTGCTGCGTTTTGCGTGCTCAGCTTTGgcctctccaatctctgcctctcCTCTTCTCTCAAAACGGGTTGTGCTCAGTCTCTCCCTTTTGTCCCTCTCTTACG ATCTAAGTTTGGAGGTGAATCGCCAGCTAAGAGTGTACGTACTATTAAAATGGAAGGTAGTAGTGGCAACACTGTGCCCAGCATCGTTGTCTATGTAACTGTCCCTAACAAAGAAGCag GTAAGAAGTTGGCAGAAAGCATTGTTAGAGAAAAACTTGCAGCATGTGTAAACCGAGTACCAG GTATTGAATCAGTGTATGAGTGGAAGGGAGAG ATCCAGACAGATTCCGAGGAACTTCTTATAATCAAGACTAGGCAGTCCCTTTTAGAAGCTCTGACAGAGCATGTCAAGGCAAACCATGAATATGA GGTGCCAGAAGTAATTTCTCTGCCCATAACTGGTGGCAATCTTCAGTATCTAGAATGGATCAAAAACAGCACGAGGGACTGA
- the LOC126700421 gene encoding 14-3-3-like protein B, protein MATSIPENLTRDQYVFLAKLAEQAERYEEMVQFMQKLVLTSTPASELTVEERNLLSVAYKNVIGSLRAAWRIVSSIEQKEEGRKNEEHVALVKEYRSKVESELSDICASILNLLESNLVPSASASESKVFYLKMKGDYHRYMAEFKVGDERKAAAEDTMLSYKAAQDIALADLAPTHPIRLGLALNFSVFYFEILNQSDKACSMAKQAFEEAIAELDTLGEESYKDSTLIMQLLRDNLTLWTSDAQDQLDEP, encoded by the exons ATGGCGACGAGCATCCCCGAAAACCTAACCAGAGACCAGTACGTGTTCCTAGCAAAGCTAGCTGAACAAGCTGAACGCTACGAAGAGATGGTCCAGTTCATGCAAAAGCTAGTCCTGACCTCAACACCAGCTTCGGAGCTCACAGTCGAAGAGCGAAACCTGCTCTCAGTGGCTTACAAAAACGTGATCGGCTCGCTCAGAGCCGCGTGGCGTATCGTGTCCTCGATCGAGCAAAAAGAAGAGGGTCGGAAGAACGAGGAGCATGTGGCGCTCGTTAAGGAATACAGATCTAAAGTCGAGTCCGAACTGTCTGATATCTGTGCTAGTATTCTTAATCTTCTCGAGTCGAACCTCGTACCCTCGGCTTCGGCGAGTGAGTCTAAGGTGTTTTATTTGAAGATGAAGGGTGATTATCATAGGTACATGGCTGAGTTTAAGGTTGGTGATGAGAGAAAAGCCGCGGCTGAGGATACTATGTTGTCTTACAAGGCTGCTcag GATATTGCACTCGCGGATCTTGCTCCAACACATCCAATAAGGTTGGGTCTAGCTCTCAATTTCTCTGTGTTCTACTTCGAGATTCTCAATCAGTCAGATAAGGCTTGCAGTATGGCTAAACAG GCATTTGAGGAAGCCATTGCTGAGCTAGACACTTTGGGTGAAGAATCATACAAGGATAGCACCCTTATCATGCAACTTTTGAGGGACAATCTCACTCTTTGGACCTCTGATGCACAG GACCAGTTAGACGAGCCATAG
- the LOC126700420 gene encoding pentatricopeptide repeat-containing protein At5g18475: MNFMAVSIGRRCWFSSSPPSACSSSLPWISPLQMSKAALPKPDPPPETTTTTIDTRRKPKYISHESAINLIKRERDPKHALEIFNMVAEQNGFNHNGATYATILDKLARSKKFEAIDAVLHQMTYETCKFHEGVFLNLMKHFSKSSLHERVLKMFYAIQPYVREKPSLKAISTCLNLLVESNQINLAREFLLHTKKSLNLRPNTCIFNILVKHHCKSRDLESAFEVVNEMKKSKISYPNLITYSTLMDGLCESGRLKEAIDLFEEMVSKDQILPDALTYNILINGFCRGGKVDRARKVMEFMKSNGCSPNVFNYSALMNGFCKEGRVQDAKELFYELKSSGLKPDTIGYTTLINCFCRAGKIDEATELLKEMKERECRADTVTFNVILKGLCGEGKFEEALDMLEKLPYDGVYLNKASYRIVLNFLCQKGELKRATELLDLMLGRGFVPHYATSNELLFHLCKANMADDAAIAMFGLVEMGFKPEPDSWAHVLELVCRERRLLSAFELLDELVC; this comes from the coding sequence atgaattttatGGCAGTATCTATTGGTAGGCGCTGCTGGTTCTCCTCCTCTCCTCCATCAGCATGCTCATCTTCACTTCCATGGATCTCTCCTCTTCAAATGTCGAAAGCTGCATTGCCCAAACCAGACCCTCCACCCGAAACCACTACTACAACAATAGATACTCGGAGGAAGCCCAAGTATATCTCTCACGAATCTGCCATCAACTTAATCAAACGTGAGAGAGATCCAAAACATGCTCTTgaaatatttaacatggtagcAGAGCAAAACGGATTTAATCACAATGGCGCCACTTATGCTACTATCCTCGATAAGCTGGCACGGTCCAAGAAGTTTGAAGCCATTGATGCTGTTCTGCATCAGATGACTTATGAAACTTGCAAATTTCATGAGGGTGTATTCCTTAATCTCATGAAGCATTTTTCAAAATCCTCTCTGCATGAAAGAGTGCTCAAGATGTTCTATGCCATCCAGCCATATGTTCGTGAGAAGCCATCTCTCAAAGCCATCAGCACTTGTCTCAATCTCCTAGTTGAATCAAACCAGATTAATTTAGCACGAGAGTTTCTCTTGCATACAAAGAAGAGTCTCAACTTGAGGCCAAATACATGCATTTTTAACATCTTGGTTAAGCACCATTGCAAGAGCAGGGATCTTGAATCTGCATTTGAAGTTgttaatgaaatgaaaaagtCAAAGATTTCCTATCCTAATTTGATTACGTACTCAACCCTGATGGATGGTCTTTGTGAAAGTGGAAGACTTAAGGAAGCTATTGACCTGTTTGAGGAAATGGTCTCAAAGGATCAGATCTTGCCTGATGCCTTAACTTACAATattttgatcaatgggttttgcCGTGGAGGGAAAGTTGACCGGGCTAGGAAGGTAATGGAATTTATGAAGAGCAATGGATGCAGTCCCAATGTATTCAATTACTCAGCCCTGATGAATGGGTTTTGTAAGGAGGGAAGAGTGCAAGATGCCAAGGAACTTTTTTATGAGCTGAAGAGCTCTGGTCTGAAACCTGATACGATTGGCTACACTACTTTAATCAATTGCTTCTGTAGAGCTGGGAAAATTGATGAAGCCACAGAGTTACTCAAagagatgaaagaaagagaatgtAGAGCTGATACTGTGACTTTCAACGTGATACTTAAAGGACTATGCGGAGAAGGTAAGTTTGAGGAGGCACTTGATATGCTTGAGAAACTTCCTTATGATGGTGTTTATCTGAACAAAGCAAGTTACCGGATTGTGTTGAATTTCTTGTGCCAAAAAGGTGAGTTGAAGAGGGCAACAGAGTTGTTGGATTTGATGTTGGGTAGGGGCTTTGTACCACATTACGCAACTTCAAATGAGTTGCTGTTTCACCTTTGCAAGGCTAATATGGCAGATGATGCAGCTATTGCAATGTTTGGATTAGTAGAGATGGGATTTAAACCAGAGCCTGACTCATGGGCTCATGTGCTTGAATTGGTTTGCAGAGAAAGGAGGCTGTTATCTGCATTTGAACTGCTTGATGAACTGGTATGTTAG
- the LOC126700423 gene encoding sm-like protein LSM3A: MASEEDSAVKEPLDLIRLSLDERIYVKLRSDRELRGKLHAYDQHLNMILGDVEEIVTTVEIDDETYEEIVRTTRRTVPFLFVRGDGVILVSPPLRTT; encoded by the exons ATGGCGAGCGAGGAAGATAGCGCTGTGAAGGAGCCATTGGATCTCATCAGACTCAGCCTCGATGAGCGCATCTACGTCAAGCTCCGATCCGACCGTGAACTCCGCGGCAAACTCCat GCCTATGATCAGCACTTGAATATGATTCTTGGTGATGTTGAAGAAATTGTGACCACTGTAGAAATTGATGATGAAACTTATGAAGAGATTGTTCGG ACTACAAGGCGCACGGTGCCATTCCTTTTTGTTAGAGGAGATGGTGTGATATTGGTTTCCCCGCCACTAAGGACAACTTGA